A region from the Corallococcus silvisoli genome encodes:
- a CDS encoding ROK family protein, which produces MSRAWKPRRHHPEGVTPLEVWNLPVLGRELWELLGSPWVEDDRRAGVPGTTLTGRVMPPLAAALQLLVGRHAPDAAYLSGGLAELEGFPAALKEATAALHCPVHIAPAPRFAPVRAGLRMLEAQDARSPVAVDVGQTSIKCASPGVIRVFERNLSTLPPLFIGQPRPDDGHHIRDTVAFIASALRTFLAEDASGVPDAVCLALPCPLDEDLMPGGCTYGFEGAASLVADILALAELPETGGPVFVLNDAELAAESARRDARVKGQRVLCMSLGFGPGGALLDRG; this is translated from the coding sequence GTGAGTCGCGCCTGGAAGCCGCGCCGTCATCATCCGGAGGGCGTCACGCCGCTGGAGGTGTGGAACCTGCCGGTGCTGGGACGCGAGCTGTGGGAGTTGTTGGGCTCACCGTGGGTGGAGGACGACCGGCGCGCGGGAGTGCCCGGCACCACGCTCACGGGGCGCGTGATGCCTCCGCTGGCCGCAGCGCTCCAGTTGCTGGTGGGGCGGCATGCTCCCGATGCGGCGTATCTGAGCGGAGGGCTGGCGGAGCTGGAGGGCTTCCCCGCCGCGCTGAAGGAAGCCACGGCCGCCCTGCACTGTCCGGTGCACATCGCGCCCGCGCCGCGCTTCGCCCCCGTGCGTGCGGGCCTGCGGATGCTGGAGGCACAGGACGCGAGAAGCCCCGTCGCGGTGGACGTGGGCCAGACGAGCATCAAGTGCGCGAGCCCTGGAGTCATTCGGGTGTTTGAACGAAACCTGTCCACGCTCCCGCCGCTGTTCATCGGGCAACCGCGCCCCGACGATGGCCATCACATCCGGGACACGGTGGCGTTCATCGCGAGTGCGTTGAGGACCTTCCTCGCGGAGGACGCGAGCGGGGTCCCGGACGCGGTGTGCCTCGCGTTGCCCTGTCCGCTGGATGAGGACCTGATGCCCGGCGGTTGTACCTATGGCTTTGAAGGCGCGGCGTCCCTCGTCGCGGACATCCTCGCGCTGGCGGAGCTACCGGAGACCGGGGGCCCGGTGTTCGTGCTCAACGACGCGGAGCTGGCGGCTGAGTCCGCGCGGCGCGATGCCCGGGTGAAGGGCCAGCGAGTGCTGTGCATGTCCCTGGGCTTCGGCCCGGGAGGCGCACTGCTCGACCGGGGCTGA
- a CDS encoding glycosyltransferase, producing MSRVLIATSPEKGHLNPMVGVAQWLRRLGHTVGWLCIPEPAPQLESLGVEVLRLPHVDAAPPGIETGGEALAKLVLDDVALGKWIRGLLLDAAPALLEPVREVVRAFRPDVMALDGMQYAAVLAAHTEGIPWAGVSSALTLLEPRPEIPLLRNVKALQEDRQALFHRHGFDARFRTCECLSPRLNVIFATEAFLGPDAGVPPHTLLVGPSTPPEPRGDEVPFPWERLGDKPVLYVSFGSQISYQPELFRLIAEAARPFGVTLVLCAGELAGTDFPSTLPGDVVAVPYTPQRQVLERAAAFISHGGANSVMEAMTAGVPMLLLPVCNDQPVQAHFLEKSGAGLARDPRTLTVESCREAIAQLLSPESRMRERVSEISRSYRAHDGARTAAERIAGLVA from the coding sequence ATGTCCCGAGTCCTGATCGCCACCTCCCCCGAAAAGGGGCACCTCAACCCGATGGTCGGTGTCGCCCAGTGGCTGCGCCGTCTGGGGCACACCGTCGGCTGGTTGTGCATCCCTGAACCCGCGCCGCAGCTCGAGTCGTTGGGCGTGGAGGTGTTGCGCCTGCCACACGTCGACGCAGCGCCTCCAGGCATCGAGACAGGCGGCGAGGCGCTGGCGAAGCTGGTGCTGGACGACGTGGCGCTCGGGAAGTGGATCCGAGGGCTGTTGCTGGACGCGGCGCCCGCGCTCCTGGAGCCGGTGCGCGAGGTCGTGCGCGCCTTCCGTCCCGACGTGATGGCGCTGGACGGGATGCAGTACGCGGCGGTGCTCGCGGCGCACACGGAAGGCATCCCCTGGGCGGGCGTATCCTCCGCGCTCACGCTGCTGGAGCCCCGGCCGGAGATTCCCCTGCTGCGCAACGTGAAAGCGCTCCAGGAGGACCGGCAGGCGTTGTTCCACCGTCACGGCTTCGATGCGCGCTTCCGCACCTGTGAATGCCTGTCGCCCCGGCTCAATGTCATCTTCGCCACCGAGGCGTTCCTGGGCCCGGATGCCGGAGTGCCGCCGCACACGCTGCTCGTGGGCCCATCGACTCCGCCCGAACCCCGGGGTGACGAGGTGCCGTTCCCCTGGGAGCGATTGGGCGACAAGCCCGTGCTGTATGTGTCCTTCGGCAGTCAGATCTCCTATCAGCCGGAGCTGTTCCGCCTCATCGCGGAGGCCGCGCGGCCCTTCGGCGTGACGCTGGTGCTGTGCGCGGGCGAGCTGGCCGGCACGGACTTCCCAAGCACCCTGCCCGGTGACGTGGTGGCGGTGCCGTACACGCCGCAGCGTCAGGTGCTGGAGCGCGCGGCGGCGTTCATCTCCCACGGGGGCGCCAACTCGGTGATGGAGGCGATGACGGCGGGCGTGCCGATGTTGCTGCTGCCGGTGTGCAATGATCAGCCGGTGCAGGCGCACTTCCTGGAGAAGTCCGGCGCGGGACTCGCGAGAGACCCACGGACGCTCACGGTGGAGTCCTGCCGTGAAGCCATCGCCCAGCTCCTCTCGCCGGAGTCGAGGATGCGCGAGCGCGTGTCGGAGATCTCCCGCTCCTACCGCGCGCACGACGGCGCGAGGACGGCCGCCGAACGCATCGCGGGACTCGTGGCGTGA
- a CDS encoding asparagine synthase-related protein, translating into MPTRTPSLRRAPTRGLPPRAVADLLCHARASNAGLRPGVERIDTALPRVVREVGTHDEDALAERLLAVWSDTVRAHVEAGTYEVSLSGGVDSAALCAMAARHAPGKVRAWTMDVHFADAVERSNARRMAKVTGAELVDVLIPDAVLPDLFEHAVLANQTVILNARAVASAVFYLQARQQGAGPVLLSGAGADEVLQGTPGAPGFAKARVDEDRALAVRVLRHGALALQRGGRDHAEARTGDTALLERDAPAAVDNFGAPLRAGSHDHEDAPGDTRGAVDNSGRPLSGTPGRDQETQPHTRPSPESVPSGIRGADQRPGPRDEMPLVDNLRAVSQGQDGDHAPDHPPVDNLGNSLGAMPAPWELPSEHPHATAELRYAEWVLHELILPPELRGARAHGLTVRTPYLDAAFARVALALPESVLLRDGFGKWLFRHAVRSLVPDEVRLARKTPRYGHTALSSPVRTRWLELYRAWLSPGRLEPLQVIDSRAVSDLLERYARLPSDDPSTGAMDRLLMRLVSLAMLQAHAEAHT; encoded by the coding sequence ATGCCGACCCGAACTCCCTCCCTGCGCAGGGCGCCCACGCGCGGCCTGCCTCCCCGGGCGGTGGCCGACCTGCTGTGCCATGCCCGTGCATCCAACGCGGGGCTGCGCCCCGGCGTGGAGCGCATCGACACGGCACTGCCGCGAGTGGTCCGGGAGGTCGGCACGCACGACGAGGACGCGCTCGCGGAGAGGCTGCTGGCCGTCTGGTCCGACACCGTGCGGGCCCATGTGGAGGCAGGCACGTACGAGGTGAGCCTGAGCGGCGGGGTGGACAGCGCCGCCCTGTGCGCGATGGCCGCGCGCCATGCCCCCGGGAAGGTGCGAGCCTGGACCATGGACGTGCACTTCGCGGACGCGGTGGAGCGAAGCAACGCGCGGCGGATGGCGAAGGTGACCGGCGCGGAGCTGGTGGATGTGCTCATCCCCGACGCCGTGCTGCCGGACCTGTTTGAACACGCGGTCCTCGCCAACCAGACCGTCATCCTCAACGCCCGCGCCGTGGCGAGCGCGGTGTTCTACCTGCAAGCCCGTCAGCAGGGCGCGGGCCCCGTGCTCCTGAGCGGCGCGGGAGCGGATGAAGTGCTCCAGGGCACGCCAGGAGCCCCCGGCTTCGCGAAGGCCCGCGTGGACGAGGACCGCGCCCTCGCCGTGCGGGTCTTGAGGCACGGCGCGCTGGCGCTCCAACGCGGAGGGCGCGATCACGCGGAGGCCCGAACCGGAGACACGGCCCTCCTGGAGCGCGATGCCCCGGCGGCTGTGGATAACTTCGGGGCCCCGCTCCGAGCCGGCTCGCACGATCATGAAGACGCCCCCGGAGACACACGGGGGGCTGTGGACAACTCAGGAAGGCCTCTGTCCGGGACTCCCGGCCGCGATCAGGAAACACAGCCACACACGCGGCCGTCCCCTGAGTCGGTTCCCTCTGGGATTCGCGGTGCCGATCAACGGCCGGGCCCTCGCGACGAAATGCCGCTTGTGGACAACTTGAGGGCTGTTTCCCAGGGGCAGGACGGCGATCACGCCCCGGACCATCCCCCTGTGGACAACCTGGGGAACAGCCTCGGCGCGATGCCCGCGCCGTGGGAGCTGCCCTCGGAGCATCCGCACGCGACCGCGGAGCTGCGCTACGCGGAGTGGGTGCTGCACGAGCTCATCCTCCCGCCCGAGCTGCGCGGTGCGAGGGCGCATGGGCTCACGGTCCGTACGCCCTATCTGGATGCGGCGTTCGCCCGGGTGGCGCTCGCGCTACCGGAGTCCGTGCTGCTGCGGGACGGGTTCGGCAAGTGGCTGTTCCGGCACGCCGTGCGCTCGCTCGTCCCCGACGAGGTGCGCCTCGCGCGCAAGACGCCCCGGTACGGCCACACCGCGCTCTCCAGCCCCGTGCGCACGCGCTGGCTGGAGCTGTATCGCGCCTGGCTGTCCCCGGGGCGCCTGGAACCCCTTCAAGTCATCGACTCGCGAGCCGTGTCGGACCTGCTGGAGCGCTATGCGCGCCTGCCCTCCGACGACCCGAGCACCGGCGCCATGGACCGGTTGTTGATGCGACTCGTGTCCCTGGCCATGCTCCAGGCTCACGCCGAGGCGCACACCTGA
- a CDS encoding RecQ family ATP-dependent DNA helicase has protein sequence MREDAVDVVLRERFGLESFRPGQREVLTALLKPQGSALAVFPTGGGKSLCYQLPALLLDGLTVVVSPLIALMKDQIDALGRRGIRAARLDSSLSLEESREVTEALRDGTLKLLYVAPERFNNERFMGLLGELPISLFAVDEAHCVSEWGHNFRPDYLKLAQAARTLAAERVLALTATATPQVVHDICEGFGIPESHAVVTGFYRGNLTLETTPTGIEARDALLVERLKSRPPGSTIVYVTLQKTAERVAALLRAEGLPASAYHAGLESEDRERVQEAWTHSAEGIVVATIAFGMGIDKADVRAVYHYNLPKGLESYSQEIGRAGRDGKPSVVELLACPDDVPTLENFALGDTPLPEALESLVTGLLAGGPELHLDLYALGNRHDLRPLVLRTALTYLELEGVLRQGTPFYAGYKVQPAGSVEALVGKFQGERARFVKDLFAHAKKGRTWYTFDPAEVSKALGQPRDRVVKALDYFQEQGYAEVQVAEPRQRYMRLREHEDAMALVALLQERFQKREAQEVSRVREVLRLVTNDGCQSNALVAHFGEQRDAPCGHCTFCRTGMARVLPPPHPRPDLREQLDVAPFRALVAKHPEALGHPRQAARFLCGLSSPALSKAKLSGHKLFGTLAEWPFAQVLAFCEEGGRIR, from the coding sequence ATGCGGGAGGATGCGGTGGACGTCGTGTTGAGGGAGCGCTTCGGGCTGGAGTCCTTCCGGCCCGGACAGCGCGAGGTGCTCACGGCGCTGTTGAAGCCCCAGGGCTCCGCGCTCGCGGTGTTCCCCACGGGCGGCGGCAAGTCGCTGTGCTACCAGTTGCCCGCGTTGCTCCTCGACGGACTCACGGTGGTGGTCTCACCGCTCATCGCGTTGATGAAGGATCAGATCGACGCGCTGGGGCGACGGGGCATCCGCGCGGCGCGGCTGGACTCCTCGCTGTCGCTGGAGGAGTCCCGCGAGGTGACGGAGGCCCTGCGCGATGGAACGCTGAAGCTCCTCTACGTGGCACCGGAGCGCTTCAACAACGAGCGCTTCATGGGGCTGCTGGGGGAGCTGCCCATCTCCCTCTTCGCGGTGGACGAAGCGCACTGTGTCTCCGAGTGGGGACACAACTTCCGCCCGGACTACCTCAAGCTCGCGCAGGCGGCGCGGACGCTGGCCGCGGAGCGTGTCCTGGCGCTCACCGCCACCGCGACGCCGCAGGTGGTGCACGACATCTGCGAGGGCTTCGGCATCCCGGAGTCGCACGCGGTCGTCACCGGCTTCTACCGGGGCAACCTCACGCTGGAGACGACGCCCACGGGCATCGAGGCGCGGGATGCGCTGCTGGTGGAGCGACTGAAGTCCCGGCCACCCGGTTCCACCATCGTCTACGTCACGTTGCAGAAGACGGCGGAGCGCGTGGCGGCGCTCCTTCGTGCGGAGGGCCTGCCCGCGAGCGCCTATCACGCGGGCCTGGAGTCGGAGGACCGCGAGCGGGTGCAGGAGGCCTGGACGCACTCGGCGGAGGGCATCGTCGTCGCGACCATCGCGTTCGGGATGGGCATCGACAAGGCGGACGTGCGCGCGGTGTATCACTACAACCTGCCCAAGGGGCTGGAGAGCTACAGCCAGGAGATCGGCCGCGCCGGCCGCGATGGCAAGCCGTCCGTGGTGGAGCTGCTGGCGTGTCCGGATGACGTGCCCACGCTGGAGAACTTCGCGCTCGGGGACACGCCGCTGCCGGAGGCGCTGGAGAGTCTGGTGACGGGGCTGCTGGCCGGAGGCCCGGAGCTGCACCTGGACCTGTACGCGTTGGGCAACCGCCACGACCTGCGGCCCCTGGTGCTGCGCACGGCGCTGACGTACCTGGAGCTGGAGGGCGTGCTGCGCCAGGGCACGCCGTTCTACGCAGGCTACAAAGTGCAGCCGGCGGGTTCGGTGGAGGCGCTGGTCGGGAAGTTCCAGGGAGAGCGAGCGCGCTTCGTGAAGGACCTGTTCGCGCACGCGAAGAAGGGACGCACCTGGTACACGTTCGACCCCGCCGAGGTGTCGAAGGCGCTGGGGCAGCCACGCGACCGGGTGGTGAAGGCGCTCGATTACTTCCAGGAGCAGGGCTATGCCGAGGTGCAGGTGGCCGAACCGCGCCAGCGCTACATGCGGCTGCGCGAGCACGAGGACGCGATGGCGCTCGTGGCCTTGTTGCAGGAGCGCTTCCAGAAGCGCGAAGCGCAGGAGGTGTCGCGGGTGCGCGAGGTGCTTCGGCTCGTCACGAACGACGGGTGTCAGAGCAACGCGCTGGTGGCCCACTTCGGAGAGCAGCGGGACGCGCCCTGCGGCCACTGCACGTTCTGCCGCACGGGCATGGCCCGCGTGCTGCCGCCGCCGCACCCGAGGCCGGACTTGAGAGAGCAATTGGACGTGGCCCCGTTCCGGGCGCTGGTCGCGAAACACCCCGAGGCGCTGGGACACCCGAGACAGGCCGCGCGGTTCCTCTGCGGCCTGAGCAGCCCCGCGCTGTCCAAGGCGAAGCTCAGCGGGCACAAGCTCTTCGGCACCCTGGCCGAGTGGCCATTCGCCCAGGTGCTGGCGTTCTGTGAAGAGGGTGGACGCATCAGGTAA
- a CDS encoding S1C family serine protease, translated as MKLLQQLSDDLEGLVAGAAPAVVGVEHARGHGTGLFLTPDGYVLTNRHVVMRTQKRLTVQLHNGEERRGTLVGADAPTDLAVVRAEGDDFPTLPLADPESVRVGQLVMAIGNPFRLEQSVSLGVVSAINRSITLPDGVILEGMLQTDAAINPGNSGGPLLDTRGRVVGLNTLVLPFAQGIGFAVSATTAAWVASLLIQRGRVDRKFLGIAATAVNLEPALARDTGQLRAVRVLKVQEGTPAEDAGLQVDDLLLGINSRPVSSVDDLQRLMALATEDAVHLDVLRKGRRRGVSARARKRVEPVAA; from the coding sequence ATGAAACTGTTGCAGCAGCTTTCCGATGACCTGGAAGGACTCGTCGCCGGAGCGGCGCCGGCGGTGGTGGGCGTGGAGCACGCGCGAGGACATGGCACCGGCCTGTTCCTCACGCCGGACGGCTACGTGCTCACCAACCGGCACGTGGTGATGCGCACGCAGAAGCGCCTCACCGTGCAGCTCCACAACGGCGAGGAGCGCCGGGGCACCCTGGTGGGCGCGGATGCCCCCACCGACCTCGCGGTGGTGCGCGCGGAGGGCGACGACTTCCCCACTCTGCCGCTCGCGGATCCAGAGTCCGTCCGGGTGGGGCAGTTGGTGATGGCCATTGGCAATCCCTTCCGCCTGGAGCAGTCGGTGTCGCTGGGCGTGGTGAGCGCCATCAACCGCTCCATCACGCTGCCGGACGGCGTCATCCTGGAGGGGATGCTCCAGACGGACGCGGCCATCAACCCGGGCAACTCTGGCGGGCCCTTGCTCGACACGCGTGGGCGCGTGGTGGGGCTCAACACGTTGGTGCTGCCGTTCGCGCAGGGCATCGGCTTCGCGGTGAGCGCCACGACAGCGGCCTGGGTCGCGAGCCTGCTCATCCAGCGCGGCCGGGTGGACCGGAAGTTCCTGGGCATCGCCGCGACGGCGGTGAACCTGGAGCCCGCGCTCGCGCGAGACACCGGCCAGCTCCGCGCCGTGAGGGTGCTGAAGGTGCAGGAGGGCACACCCGCCGAAGACGCGGGCCTCCAGGTCGACGACCTGCTGCTCGGCATCAACAGCCGGCCGGTCAGCAGCGTGGACGACCTGCAACGCCTGATGGCGCTCGCGACCGAGGACGCGGTGCACCTGGACGTGCTGCGCAAGGGGCGCCGCAGGGGCGTCTCCGCCCGGGCCCGGAAGCGCGTGGAGCCCGTGGCGGCCTGA
- a CDS encoding S1C family serine protease yields the protein MSTDTLQSLSQSISTIVERIAPSLVRVEARRRRGASGVVWDADGHILTTSHAVEHEGSIQVGLADGRSVSAELIGRDPSTDLALLKADATGLTALAPAPLDDVKVGNVVLALGRPGRTARATLGIVSAFGGDWRTHAGGQVDRYLETDADLPPGFSGGALVDAQGRFLGIPTAAFSRTAAVILPGGTLTRVANALREHGGIRRGYLGVGAYPVRLPREIDGTKAGLILLSVDPDGPAQKAGLLLGDVLVSLGGQPLHGVEDLLGYLGGEKVGASIQAKVLRAGELREVPITVGKRS from the coding sequence ATGTCCACCGACACCCTCCAGTCCCTCTCCCAATCCATCTCAACTATCGTCGAGCGCATCGCTCCCTCCCTCGTCCGCGTCGAGGCCCGCCGCCGCAGGGGGGCGAGCGGCGTCGTCTGGGATGCCGACGGCCACATCCTCACCACCAGCCATGCCGTCGAACATGAAGGCTCCATCCAGGTGGGCCTCGCGGATGGCCGCTCGGTCTCCGCGGAGCTCATCGGCCGCGACCCGAGCACCGACCTCGCCCTCCTCAAGGCCGACGCCACCGGGCTGACCGCGCTCGCGCCCGCGCCGCTCGACGACGTGAAGGTGGGCAACGTGGTGCTGGCCCTGGGCCGCCCGGGCCGCACCGCTCGCGCCACGCTGGGCATCGTCAGCGCGTTCGGCGGCGACTGGCGGACGCATGCAGGCGGGCAGGTGGACCGCTACCTGGAGACGGACGCGGACCTCCCTCCTGGCTTCTCCGGCGGCGCGCTGGTGGACGCGCAGGGCCGCTTCCTCGGCATCCCCACGGCGGCCTTCTCGCGCACCGCCGCGGTCATCCTCCCCGGCGGCACGTTGACGCGCGTGGCGAACGCGCTGCGCGAGCACGGCGGCATCCGCCGCGGCTACCTGGGCGTGGGCGCCTACCCGGTGCGCCTGCCACGTGAAATCGACGGCACGAAGGCGGGGCTCATCCTGCTCTCCGTGGATCCAGACGGACCGGCACAGAAGGCCGGGCTGCTGCTGGGTGACGTGCTGGTGAGCCTGGGCGGCCAGCCCCTGCACGGAGTGGAGGACCTGCTGGGCTACCTGGGCGGAGAGAAGGTAGGCGCGTCCATCCAGGCGAAGGTGCTGCGCGCGGGCGAACTGCGCGAGGTGCCCATCACGGTGGGCAAGCGTTCGTGA